Within Oreochromis aureus strain Israel breed Guangdong linkage group 19, ZZ_aureus, whole genome shotgun sequence, the genomic segment atctaaTGTCTTTCCTTAAGTTGATGAGTAGACTATAGTCAACTTTATTTAGTAAGGGGGTATATATAAAATGAAGAAACTACCTGTTTTGCTGCTCTCTTTATGACTCTGTTCTGTATTATAGTGGCCACCTACGATATCTTTATAGAGCTAGTACCGGTATGTTATATTTGTTACAATTTTTGCTCTCCTCTTGTTTAGACCTGTCTTGGTAAAAGGcatttttaatgtcagtgacactttttacctggataaataaaagaCACTTTACCAAAAACGTATGACATTATTTTTTGtctcaaaatgtatttatatcaTTCATGAGAGATATGTTTTAGATGTGTTTGACAGATTACATCCTAACAAGTCATTTAAGACAGTTTTACTAccagcaatattttttttttcttttttttggcaaataGTAGAAAACCACTGCCTGTGCTGTTTATTGGTCAATGAGAACATCCAGAccgtttcttttcattttcaagcTCCAGCAGCTAATATATTAACCATTTAGTTTATTGATCTATGGCCAGTTTTCATAGTGACTTAAAGATTGGATCATTTTTCAAATAGAAATTCACTAGTTCCTGTGTGTATACACACCAAATgatatttaagaaaaagaaaaaaaaattccaaattTACCTAAAGAACAAACATCAGGAAAATCTCATTGGAAAGTACTGCTGGAGTTGATCAGATCTGccttttaaaatattcattattttttcaATAGTGACCTAAACTGGAAACCCTCGTcatattgttttcattttgtcagCCTCTGATGTAAACGTTTGCAGCTGTTGTCACCTAGCTGTTGAATGTTGAAATTCAGTATTCCAGTCTTAACTTGCTTGAGGCACCACCGCCCTGAAGTTGTGTAATGTGTTTTTACACCGCTGAAATTTGCCCGTTTATTTCTCTTCTAGCTAAAAGGCAACATAGAGAAGTTCTTCACTTGGTTTGTGGAGGAAGGCAAGGCCACTGTGAGATTAAAGGAACCTGCTGTTGACATTTGCTTGAGCAAGGTATGACATAGAGCACACCGTGACTGCAGTCTTAGTAAGGAGTATACAACTGAAGACCCTGAATTAAATTAGAAGATGTGTGTACATTACATGAGTGAAACAAATTGTTTTGCATTAACTAACTGTCCAATTCCACTGTTACATGGTTGTTTATTGAGCTTTTAGTCAACTAGTTAATAAAAGTTTGACTGTAACATGTaatttttacattgtttttacatttgtcACAGCAGAGTGATGTATTTTATGAGGATGTTTAAACTGTAATATTAGAAAAATACACATAACATGCTTCTGCCGCATAACCAGTCTTGTTTGAGTCTGTGTAATAGGAAAACTCAGAGAACAGAAGACACTTTGTTAGATTAACAGGCTGTTGTTTGATGTGCCTGGGATAGTCTTAGCCTTATTCTTTTAGCTGGTGTTCAGATTTCTGAGAACACTGAAGAATGAATATAAACACAGAATTCAAGCCAGCAAGTAGGCTTAGCTTACTTCCCTGTCATAGGATCATGTCACTGTATTaaagtcccccccccccccactaaGTACCTCGCTAAGAGTCTAATTTTGCATTGTAGCGCAGGCCCTTGGAATGGTTGTTCTTTGTCTGTCCTGGAAAAAGAACTTTATGTTCTCTGACTCATTtgtcaaccacacacacacacacacacacacacacacacacacacacacacacacacacacacttcagttTCAACCCCAGTTCATGCCACAGCAGAGAGCTTAGATGacttattgtttgtttttcttatgttGCACAGCCCTCCGAGGTGTTTAATGCATCGCACTCTTAGAAAGCACACACCTTCTCACAGGCTTTTCAATTGAGCAGGTAAACATGGAGAAATGTGTAAACCAAACCTCGGTTAACCTGCTTGGCCACAGTTTTGTAAACATTCTACTTCTGCTACAGTAAATGGATTAAATTACCTGTCAGTGTACTGTACAGGTGCACAAACCTGTCTCCAACTCCTCTGTTTTCTATCCAACTGACAATCTCTCACTCCCAGCTGCATACAGTCCATCCTGTTCATTCAAAAGAAGTATGTCAGAGTATTCTAGGTCAGGGAATCTGGGTTAGATATTTCAGTGAATCTAGTCATGCACCACAGCGACCTTTGAGGACCCGTGAAACTGCTGTTTCCTGTTAATCTACTGATCCAGCGTAACTGTATTTATCTATCTCTAGGCTGACTCCAACAGCTTGAAGAACTTTCTCTCGGCAGCTCGTCTAGCAGACACAGGGAGTGACACGAGCAGCCTTCCTCTGTCCACACTGACTCCTGTTCGCGCCAGAGACGTAGAGCAGCCCAAGAAGAAGCTCACCATCGTCTCCAAGAAGGACTACCCACTCACCTCCAACTTCCCTCACTccctggagcagctgcaggtGTCGTACTGCAAACTGTCACGCGTGGACATGCGAATGCTCTCACTcaaaggtaaataaataaataaaataagtgagTCAAGTTGGTTAAAGGTACCATGTCTCCTTGTCTATACAAATCCAATAATAAATAGTTGGGTATAGCTCCAAGTCACGCATGGGGGAAAAAGCCATTTCAAGACCCCAGACTCCTAAAAAGTGAAAATTTGTATGTCAGAGTAGACTTTGCTCTCTAAGCTGAggtgtttctgtttgatttttttcagctCTGCGCAAGCTAGACCTCAGTAACAACCATATCAAGAAACTTCCCGCCACCATCGGTGACCTCGGCTGTCTTTCCGAACTCATCCTCCACAATAACCACCTGGAAGCCTTCAGCGAGGCACTCTGTCTGTCCACCCTCCAGCGGACCCTCCAACACCTGGACCTCAGCCAGAATCGCTTGCAGAAGCTCCCTGCTCAGTTCTGCCAGCTCAGAGAACTCGTGAACCTCAAACTGGACGAGAACGCACTCCTGTGTTTGCCGTTCCACATCGGCCGACTCTCGAAGCTGAGGTTCCTGTCCGCGGCACACAACCAGCTGGCTGTACTGCCCGGTGACTTCCGCAAGCTGAGTCTAGAGAACCTGGACTTGTTCGGAAATCCATTCATCCAGCCCAACCCTCTGGACCACAAAATGCAGCTTACATTCCCACTTCCACTTCAGGAGTTGGCCTCCAGAGCCGTGGCCAATCTCAGGTTAGATTTACATGCTGCTCTACATCCAATTTAGACCTCGTTGTGGTTCTCTAGCAAGTATAAAACTCATTAATCCTTTATTCTTTCTGTCACTTTACAGAATCCCATATGGACCTCACCTTATCCCTGCTCACTTGTGTCGGGACCTCGAAATAGCCAAGACCTGTGACTGCGGTCGCATCTGCATTAGTTTCTACATCAAGACTGCAGTGAGCATGAACCTCCACCAAGTCTCTCACACAGTTGTGCTGGTGGATGACATGGGAGGCACAGACGCACCGGTGGAGCAGCACTTCTGCTCGCTTTCCTGCTACTCCGAATTCTTAGACAACTCCCTCCAGAGAGGAACCAGATGAGGACAGAAACTTATTTGATCGAAAAACGTTGCCGCCTAGAaacctctgtgtgtttgtgtgtgtgcgctgcagTAGGTAGCATTGTGGGATACAGTCTAAGAGTATGTGAAGAGGAAGCTGCAGCGGTAAATGGCTCCGCCATAGTTTCCTTATGCTGCCTTTGAGTGAAAGGACAATATTgagattgttgtgtttttaaaaagagcttCAAGCTGTTTGTTATATGCTTAAATTTATGTTCTGAGGCAGTTTCCGTTTATCAAAATGGGGTCGGAGACGAGCATGAATATGTTACCTCTTGCTCCATCTGAAACAGAGTGGCACTTACTGTACGTTATGATTGCAGGCAGCACAAAACCTTGTGCTGCTGGCAAGTCTCTTAACAGTATTTATTTTCCCTTCCTTGTGTTTAAAGAGACTGCAGGTTCACCCACTGACCTACTTCCATCAGACAGGGGAATTACAAAATTAGAtaaatttcctgaaaacagtgCCTCAGGGTCAATGACTAACAGCCAAAGGGAGGTGGTTTTTACTGTGCAAATGACCcacaatttttacatatatGTGAAAGATTAAATAAAAGTATTCATTGCCATGTCTTAAGTACTTTATTTTGTTGGATCCAAATTATTTATtctccattttttttcacaagttTGCATGAAATCAACAAAAAAGGAACGTcaggtttttttaaattacaagcAATGTTTCTGCATCCTTCACAGCACCATCAGTCCAGCTCGTACATTAGAGTGTTTAGGAAGGTGAACCCAGCTGATGATGTGTGATCACTGATCACTATCTCATTTCCATCCTTATCAATTTCCCTCAGTAATACAGGTAGAGGCTTGTTACGTTGTAAGACTGGTGAGATTTGCTCCGTCTGCAGGTCATCTTCatccatttcctgttttgctgAGCCTACAGTGACGTCTTCAGAGCAGAAGGTGACCCGCTGGCCCGATTCTCCTCCGCTTGACATCTTCACGTTACATGTTGGACGTGTATCCCTGGACTTCACAACCCTCTCAGAAGTGTCGCAGTCATCCATAGCTGTATTTCTGGCTTCGTCACTGGATGTCTGGTTTTGAAATGCTGCATCTTGTTCCATCTGGCACAAAAGTGATGAAAGAAGAGGAGGGAAAAGGAAAAATCAGTAGTTTGTAGAAACTTGTACCAACAAACTGACTTTTACAATTGATCTCACCTGCGCCTTTCCTGCtacatttgattttttcttttcagtcttctcttgGATATCTGAAGGCTTCATTTTGGATGTCTCCTCCAAACTAGAGGCCAGATTTACACCTTCCTCTCTTATTGCACCATGGGATTGTTCAGCGGAGattaaaatgtgctgattttcaGTCACAAGGCCCTTATCAGCCACTGGGCCTCTTTTCGGGGCAGAAGCTTCACACAGAGTATCATCATCCTCTGCTGCTCTGTTGCATCCACCTTCACTTGACTTCTCATCTTCATTCTGATTACCTTGTTTTGCCCATTGcttctccttttttaatttatcctcctcctcctcctgcacttTTCTGCCTTCGTGACCTTCAGttactgtttcctcctccatATGTTCCTGGCCCTTCTTCCATTTTGCCTCATCTGCACCGATCGCCTCTTCCCTAAtttgttcttctcctttctcttgAACTTCCTCTTTTTCACTATTTTCTCCCCCTTTCTCCTGCATGGGATTTTCAGTTtgtctttcttccttttcttcagCCCCTTTCTGTAGCTCCTGCTCCCTTTTCTCCccttccctctctttctgtttgtcttcttcttCAACCTCATTTTTGTCCTCCTCGCTCTCATCACAACTTGCGCTCTTATTGTTGGCCATTGCGGGCCCTTCAAATAAATCACGAGGCAAATTATGAGGAATAACAGGCAGGGTGACGATGAGCTGTCCTCTCTGTTTGTTGAACTTGGCCTCTCCTTTGTCTTCATCCACGGGGTAGGCTAAATGTAGTTCCAGTCTGTAGGCTGGTTTCTTGGTCTCCAGCAGCAGTTGCTTCTCTTTTACTTCAAGGCTTGTGTCTTTGACAGATTTTAGAAGAGGCAAATCAACAGTCACCACAATCTCTTTGGGCCTGGGGCTTTGGGCTGAGTCTCTAGAGCATCTAAAGTCCTGGAGATCAATAAGTGATCGATACTTTACTGTATAGTTCGGCTTGGTTGGCTCTCTGATTTTCAGTAAGCTTTGAGGTTTAGAATCAatactgttttttgttgttctaGGTGCCTCTGTGGGCTTTGATTGTGTGCTAGGTCTTTTTTCATCTGGGTATGGAAAGGCAAGGGGGTCTGGAGGGTCTGAAGACTCCTTGGCTTTGAATCCAGGTATGGCTTTTCTTATAACACAGGGCTGTGGGGTgcctttgtattttgttttcatttctctcatGTTCTTTTTGTCCAGAGTCACTTTAAAAGTGTCCTGGATTCCCTGGATAGCTATGCTGTCCACCATTTCCAGAAAGCTCTTGTTTTTGCTTGCCATGCGGGTAGTGTCAGGGTGGAAAACAACATCATAAATCATCATTTTGTTACCTTTAGGATCTGTGTCCTGCCTCCCAGGGTGCAGACTGTGAGGCAAGGACCAACACTGCCCTCTGCGGCCATCCTCCGACGCAACCCAGTTAGATGAAGGCTTCCCAACTTTATCACTGGCGCAGATgttgatgaaacatttctgctTGCCGTCCACGCTGGTTTTGATGGCCCTAAACGGTTCCGGGTGGATAAACTCGACGGTGTTGCCTCTCTCCTGCTCCAGGATTTTGATCTCTTCTTCGTACTTTTTCCTGTTCTCGGGGTCTGATATTTCTTGGGTGTAATCCCGGAACATTTCCCGGAATTTCTCGTCTTTGAAAGCTTTCGTAAACCTGTCTACTTCATACGCTGTCAAGTTGAGCTCTTTGAGCTTCTCCCCGAGCTCCATGCTGACACAGAGAACAGAAGCGCTAAGCTGAACGTAGCTAGGAGGACAGATAATGGCCACAAACTTTCGTGACTTTaaatctttggaaaaataaagagGTGAAATTCAAAACACATTTACCACCTGGTCTTACTAATGTGAAAGATACGCgatatatttttcttctttaggTCCAATAATAGACGGTCCAGCTTCAGTGACAGTGTAGCGGAAGCAACAGTTGTGTTGATGTAACTATAGCAACGATAGACCGGCGCAACCAAAAATACCGCCTGATacgtttttttcccctttattttAACGGATTAAAGGTTAAAATACAgtaataaacaataataaatgtCGTCATTTAacgaataaatacaaaaaaatgaaaaatgaatgagaATATGAGACACTTTTAAATGCCATATTTAGGAAATTCTTTTGTTAGAGCAGGTGAAATGATGATGAAATATgctaataatattaatatcattattattttatgatCTTTTTATTACTGTGTTACAAAGTGTGACAGCATGCGGTATCAAAAGCTCTCTACATCTGTCTTAATCAGTGTATTCAGTCTGTTGATGCCACAAGTTCCAACTATGGCAAAGTGCACTGCCTTCCCTGAGTGTTAGAAAATCTTCATCATTTTGCTTCATGTGCACATGTTGAAGGATCTCAGCTTCCTTAGGAAACTGAATGTGCACATTACTCTTCTTATAACAGCCTCTGTGCTGTTCTTTCAGTTCAGCCTGTTGTCAATGTGGACATCCTGGTACTCATCCACATGCAGGCCATGTAGATGTCCTTGTGCTGAAATGTGCACCATCTCTCTGATGTTATTCGCATTCAGAAGCTAATGATTCCTGCCAGACCACTCCACAAAAACCTCCCCTTATGCTCGGTACTCTTCCTCCTGGCCATCACTATCCAACCACTGTGGAAGTCTAAGAGTACATGGCATGACTTGGAGTTGTCCTGGAAGTCTCAGTTGTAGAAGGTGAACATGGATGGAGACAGCACACGCTCCCTGTAGAGTCCCTGTACTGCACATCACCAAATCAGACCGAGCAGGTAGTCAGAGATGGTAGATATGTTTTCTGATATTACTACCAATTCGCTCCCAAATCACTTAAAATCAGGTTTGTAACAATAATGTGTTCAAGTGAGTGACTCTGAATAGGGTTCATAGGCACAGGGTGTTacctaaaaacacacactagAAGAGACTTCATCAAAGAAACACCAGATGGACTTTAGTATTAGAGCATTgcagaaaatattttcaaagtTACATTAAAAATTTCCACTAACAACTGCTGACCTTAGATGTGTAACAACGTAAAGAAATTGCTAAAGTTTATTTTAGGTTACAAAACAACATTTACGTGTGTCAAGGTTTGTCTTCCTATTTTCTTCTACAATGAAAAATTCCATAAACATGCCACTGCTacagttttttaaaactgtttttcctgACCTTTAATAGtttagtttttactgtcatttcAGAAAACTCTTAATtaacattttgatcatttttaaaatatgatcTGTTAAGAACTGTGATGAAGGAGACATTGTattgtacactgtaaaatctaattagttcccagaactcaaaaaaattatggaaactcgttgcctcaaaaaaattgagtaaagcttagctaaaaatgactaagttaggacaacttatttactttgagtactctgtacaagctcatttgttcccagaactcaaaaaaaattggatcaagtttacgtaaagatgaccaagttagggcaacttactcattttgagtacactgtacagccttgttagttcccagaactcaaaaaaattatggaaactcgttgcctcaaaaaaactaagtaaagcttactgttaggacaacttatacattgcaagtatgcagtattaagaataacttgatatttctgactgtacaatactatttgtttacctactgacaaacatttcaagtttaactaaatgaaaaaacaatttgtgtaacctgaatgtgattaaaataattaacaacactttttgtaatgatgttaaaaatcagcccaactttttattttcaaacacaaagtacaacagccaacatactggacactgttctgctgaacaacaaacaattatattgccatcactgttttaatcttacaatgaaacaaagtctcagatgtaattattctgaaaataagtttaggtctaccacagtttgttttgtacttacttatataatcaaaataaaatatttattgttctgtcacaagtgc encodes:
- the lrr1 gene encoding leucine-rich repeat protein 1, with the translated sequence MKLQCDVEVVNRMLPTFGMKSRGKGTRAVLSIGKHLDKTTQRSNIYLMICTAKDRAGSKYKLKGNIEKFFTWFVEEGKATVRLKEPAVDICLSKADSNSLKNFLSAARLADTGSDTSSLPLSTLTPVRARDVEQPKKKLTIVSKKDYPLTSNFPHSLEQLQVSYCKLSRVDMRMLSLKALRKLDLSNNHIKKLPATIGDLGCLSELILHNNHLEAFSEALCLSTLQRTLQHLDLSQNRLQKLPAQFCQLRELVNLKLDENALLCLPFHIGRLSKLRFLSAAHNQLAVLPGDFRKLSLENLDLFGNPFIQPNPLDHKMQLTFPLPLQELASRAVANLRIPYGPHLIPAHLCRDLEIAKTCDCGRICISFYIKTAVSMNLHQVSHTVVLVDDMGGTDAPVEQHFCSLSCYSEFLDNSLQRGTR
- the dnaaf2 gene encoding protein kintoun, translating into MELGEKLKELNLTAYEVDRFTKAFKDEKFREMFRDYTQEISDPENRKKYEEEIKILEQERGNTVEFIHPEPFRAIKTSVDGKQKCFINICASDKVGKPSSNWVASEDGRRGQCWSLPHSLHPGRQDTDPKGNKMMIYDVVFHPDTTRMASKNKSFLEMVDSIAIQGIQDTFKVTLDKKNMREMKTKYKGTPQPCVIRKAIPGFKAKESSDPPDPLAFPYPDEKRPSTQSKPTEAPRTTKNSIDSKPQSLLKIREPTKPNYTVKYRSLIDLQDFRCSRDSAQSPRPKEIVVTVDLPLLKSVKDTSLEVKEKQLLLETKKPAYRLELHLAYPVDEDKGEAKFNKQRGQLIVTLPVIPHNLPRDLFEGPAMANNKSASCDESEEDKNEVEEEDKQKEREGEKREQELQKGAEEKEERQTENPMQEKGGENSEKEEVQEKGEEQIREEAIGADEAKWKKGQEHMEEETVTEGHEGRKVQEEEEDKLKKEKQWAKQGNQNEDEKSSEGGCNRAAEDDDTLCEASAPKRGPVADKGLVTENQHILISAEQSHGAIREEGVNLASSLEETSKMKPSDIQEKTEKKKSNVAGKAQMEQDAAFQNQTSSDEARNTAMDDCDTSERVVKSRDTRPTCNVKMSSGGESGQRVTFCSEDVTVGSAKQEMDEDDLQTEQISPVLQRNKPLPVLLREIDKDGNEIVISDHTSSAGFTFLNTLMYELD